Genomic segment of Mercurialis annua linkage group LG6, ddMerAnnu1.2, whole genome shotgun sequence:
aaaatttaaacaaaataagaaaTGTCTTGCACATATATGGTAAGGCATTTGCTTCCAACTGACAAATTCAAGTTCCAACTTTTatagtattatatttttagagagatttttaggtagattGAGTCCACCACGTTATCTGTGAACTAAGTctatcatataatgacacgtcattaaaatgatgccaattttataaattcgtttattacttatttacacttttaaatagtaatattacaagattgccatcattttaatgacgtgtcattatgtgatatacttagtttacggatgacgtggtggactgaatctacctaagaatttctctataTTTTTATCCATTGGATacttgatgaattttttttacagtCGTAAAATTAATGGCTTAGAGGTCaagaagaaaatttaaaatttaaagagatctcaaatttaaaaaatagtatttatttttttaaaaaaaagttatttgaagataattaaaaatatgtagATTATACGTCAATAGAAGCATTATTCCGAAGAAATgatcaaatttaaaatgatagctacattataaatttattttttgaaaattatatatCTTAACTCATCAATTGgggaaaaaatagaaataattattttatacacaCACATAAAACCATATAAAAGTTCAACCTCTAAATCGTTCGTACTTAATAAAAGTGCGAATATCAAAGAAATtgttgtttaataaaaaaaggaaaaattgaAAGTGTgtgaacttttttaattttttctattttaacgtatatatttactctttttttttttaattcatttaagtgtctgaattttattcatttatatcGAACGAGTGTTTGTAACATGCCGCATTATATATTtcaagttaaaataaaaaactagaTGAAATATCATTTACaactgtttaatttttttgacaattggcttctaatatttattaatttatttttatattaattattaataataatagttaacatttttttttcattttcatttacaTTAAATTAGAATCAATATAAATTATAGTTCGTATATCCTCCTTAATTGGaggtttttttttgagaatcaaatcgaattttattaataatccaaagcagttacattttttaaaaattcagggaAGTTACTATGCCACTCCTGATAATCTGAAATGAAACGGGTATTTTGCGTTAGAATAtgcgctgcctgattcgcagatcgcctcacgaaaacaaaaataacGTTACTAAACTGCCTCGCTAAGTGCACACAACCATCAACTAAAATGTCCGCCTCTACAAAATTAGGATTTCTAATATCCAACACTAACTCCATTGCGTTCGACTCTATGATAATATATTGAAAATCTTAGGAGTTAttcattatattttatatagtatatagtatataatttatataatacatTTGTGTTTATCTTTTTGATTCTAGTTTAATGTCtcagtttataaaattattaatagtaTTTATTAACAACATAAAAAGATTGAactaaaatgttaaatgttaaaTCCATAAGTATATTGTCATTTAATTTGTAAAGagttaaaaaaaacaagaattaGTACATATTAAATAGGAAAGtagtaaaacaaaaatattataaaaatatacacatagatagaaaaaatattttttttctgtctttttatatttttagttatccTATTAATAATAGTGTAATTTTCCATTGAATTGTTTTAAGATGATTAAAGAAAAGGTAAAACATgatattaattgaaaaaatattttaaaaatagaaatagaatttttaaaataaaatattttaatatagaatATTAAATATTGTAAATAGAACGAGAGAAGTATAATATTAATTGTGGTTTTTTAAACTGTatgaaaattataaactttaaaaagataatattaaaaagtgtAGACACTGGTACTGTTAGTAAAAGAATAAAGGAAAAagttgaaaagaaaagaaaagaaaaagtatttgaaaaagtttgtCCAACTCCACTTATAAATTGAGGAGTCTGGGGGCATCGGTGAGCATAcaatagagagagagagagagaaaagggATGGAGATATGGGTGGTGGCGCTATGGATAGCAGGTGCTTTAGGGTGTGTGACATGGCTGCTAAAGAGGGCCAACGGGTGGCTGTACGAAACTCATCTCGGAGAAATGCGCCACTCTCTTCCGCCGGGTGATCTGGGCTGGCCTTTCATCGGCAACATGCTCCCCTTTCTTCGAGCTTTCAAGTCCCCCGATCCTGAATCTTTCATGCGCAACCTCACCGCCAGGTCTATgcttttttggttttatttctgcAGACTCCCAAGCATGTCTTTGTCTGATAAAGCACAACACTCCAAATTCCAATACCCACCGTCTCTAACTGACTGCTTTCTTTTTATTCCATTGGACCACCTCAACTAATGAACTTCCTTCTTGTCGCTGTCATCCCCTGCATGCGCCACATAATTTATTATGCTTTCAGCTAGTATATTATATACTCTTTTACTTTATAGATACAATCATACAAAGCCCCTAgggtattattattatatgtttGAAGAGTTGCCTTGCCTGTTTATGCtcacattttaaattaaactaatggTATGTTATTACTAAATTAACTCTTCTGATTGCAGATACGGAGGTGGAGGAGTGTACAAGGCGTTCATGTTTGCGAAGCCTAGTGTGTTGGTGACGAGCCCAGAAGCATGCAAACGAGTGTTAACAGATGACGAAGCATTTAAGCCTGGTTGGCCCAGCTCCACCGTCGACCTCATCGGCAAAAACTCATTCGTTGGCATATCTCACGAAGACCACAAGCGTCTTCGCCGCCTCACTGCAGCTCCTGTCAACGGACACGAGGCTCTTTCCCTCTATTTGCAATACATTGAGGATAATTTCAAATCTTCACTGGAACAATGGTCCACCATGGGCGAGATCGAGTTCCTGACCCAGGTCAGAAAGGTCACTTTCAGGATCATTATGTACATCTTCCTGAGCTCCGAGAGCAACTCCGTCATGGAGGCTTTAGAGAGGGAATACACAGCGCTTAACTATGGTGTGAGAGCCATGGCCATCAATCTTCCTGGGTTTGCATACCATAAAGCACTCAAGGCCCGCAAAAAGCTTGTGGCTATAATACAATTAATAGTGGACGCACGCAGAGCAGAGAGGAGCTGGTCAAAAAAGAAAGACATGCTGGATGCTCTGTTGGATGTTGAGGATGAGAAGGGCAGAAAAATGAGCGACGATGAAATCATCGACGTACTGGTGATGTACTTGAATGCAGGTCATGAATCTTCCGCCCATATCACTATGTGGGCTACTGTGTTTCTTCAGGAGCATCCCCAATTTCTTCACAAGGCCAAGCAAGAGCAAGAAGAGATCCTAAAAAGGAGGCCGCCCACGCAAACGGGATTGAGCCTAAAAGAAGTTCGAGAGATGGATTATCTTTCTAAGGTGCCACTCCTACTTCCATATATAATATAACAAACCCTTAATTGTCTTGAGCTTATTAATATACATTTTGTTTGCACTAAATGCTTATCAGGTGATTGACGAAACACTTCGTTTGATTACATTCTCCCTTGTGGTTTTCCGAGAGGCAAAATCCAATGTCAATGTAAACGGTAAGTTTCCGGCTGAAGTTAATAGAGGTTATGCACATAAATGAGTGTATGATTGAATGGTTTGGAATTTGTCAGGATATATGATACCCCGGGGCTGGAGAATTCTGGTGTGGTTCAGAAGTGTTCA
This window contains:
- the LOC126688050 gene encoding ent-kaurenoic acid oxidase 1-like — its product is MEIWVVALWIAGALGCVTWLLKRANGWLYETHLGEMRHSLPPGDLGWPFIGNMLPFLRAFKSPDPESFMRNLTARYGGGGVYKAFMFAKPSVLVTSPEACKRVLTDDEAFKPGWPSSTVDLIGKNSFVGISHEDHKRLRRLTAAPVNGHEALSLYLQYIEDNFKSSLEQWSTMGEIEFLTQVRKVTFRIIMYIFLSSESNSVMEALEREYTALNYGVRAMAINLPGFAYHKALKARKKLVAIIQLIVDARRAERSWSKKKDMLDALLDVEDEKGRKMSDDEIIDVLVMYLNAGHESSAHITMWATVFLQEHPQFLHKAKQEQEEILKRRPPTQTGLSLKEVREMDYLSKVIDETLRLITFSLVVFREAKSNVNVNGYMIPRGWRILVWFRSVHFDPEIYPNPKEFNPSRWDNHTAKAGTFLPFGAGSRLCPGNDLAKLEISVFLHHFLLNYKLERLNPESTVMYLPHSRPKDNCLARIKKI